A section of the Virgibacillus sp. NKC19-3 genome encodes:
- a CDS encoding arsenic resistance protein has translation MNFIEKFQSIVILIAVGVGLFLGQFSIFEKNAETFILPFLLLMLYGLFLTIPLQNLKAAFKNIKFLGTSTVINFVWTPILAWGLGAIFLSNHPALWLGFILFLVTPCTDWYLIFTSIAKGNMSLSTSVLPVNLILQVMLLPVYLFIFAGTMETVGLSTIIESVIFVLFVPFLLANITRYLFNKKKAFLEKKLIPFFAFSQIVFLCLAIIAMFASQGYYLINNLGVIFLILLPLLLFFIINFIAAQTVGKVFKFSYEDTVSLNMTTIARNSPVALAIVVTAFPDQPLIALALIIGPLIELPVLAIVSQSLLRIRKLVK, from the coding sequence ATGAATTTTATTGAAAAATTTCAATCCATTGTGATTTTGATAGCAGTAGGAGTAGGACTATTTTTAGGACAGTTTAGTATTTTTGAAAAGAATGCAGAAACTTTTATTCTTCCATTTTTATTATTGATGCTTTATGGGTTATTTTTAACTATTCCATTACAAAACCTTAAAGCTGCTTTCAAAAACATAAAATTCTTAGGTACAAGTACTGTAATTAATTTTGTATGGACGCCAATCTTAGCATGGGGATTAGGAGCAATCTTTTTGTCCAATCATCCTGCTTTATGGCTCGGTTTTATTTTATTTCTTGTAACTCCATGTACAGATTGGTATTTAATCTTTACATCCATTGCGAAAGGGAATATGTCTCTTTCCACATCGGTATTACCAGTTAACTTAATTTTGCAAGTAATGTTGTTGCCGGTTTATTTGTTCATTTTTGCAGGGACAATGGAAACAGTTGGGTTATCTACTATAATAGAAAGTGTCATCTTTGTCTTATTTGTCCCATTTTTATTAGCCAATATAACACGTTATTTATTTAATAAAAAGAAAGCATTCTTAGAAAAGAAACTGATTCCTTTTTTTGCTTTCTCACAAATCGTATTCTTGTGTTTAGCTATTATAGCAATGTTCGCTTCGCAAGGCTATTATCTAATAAATAATTTAGGAGTGATCTTTTTAATCCTTCTTCCGCTTTTATTATTTTTCATAATAAACTTTATTGCTGCACAGACGGTGGGAAAAGTATTTAAGTTTAGCTATGAAGATACAGTAAGTTTAAACATGACCACCATTGCAAGAAATTCACCTGTTGCCTTAGCCATCGTAGTAACAGCTTTCCCTGACCAACCATTAATTGCTCTTGCTCTTATAATTGGTCCATTAATCGAATTACCTGTATTGGCGATAGTATCTCAAAGTTTATTGAGAATTAGAAAACTAGTAAAGTAA
- a CDS encoding flavin-containing monooxygenase has product MDSDIFRHGGNTTCDIKQFTIITDKEMRNSMEYDVIIIGGGQAGLAMGFSLKQKNIHFVILDENEQTGMSWRKRYDSLHLFTPRSYSQLHGFHLKGDPNGFPEKNEIAAYLNAFKIKNDLPIIHQEKVIKLTQNEKQKFLVATPNKTHKAKQVVIATGAFYNPFVPNVHDGTANFEIHASQYRNPSQIPNGNVLIIGAGNTGVQIAAELSKTHQVTLSQSKPMKSIPQNIAGRSIFWWLETFRIGRAKPNSFIGKILREREPLIGNDYKTVQNNVEIVGRLSEIKEGKAYFNNGITKQVQNVIWATGYRNDYSWIQIDGVLSNQGRPLHSFGVTNVAGLYFIGLSWQRKRSSALIYGVSDDAKYIAQKIQQHEMK; this is encoded by the coding sequence ATGGATAGCGATATTTTCAGACATGGGGGCAACACTACTTGTGACATTAAACAGTTTACGATTATTACGGATAAAGAAATGAGAAATTCTATGGAATATGACGTCATAATAATCGGTGGCGGGCAAGCTGGTTTGGCTATGGGCTTTTCGTTAAAACAGAAAAATATTCATTTCGTTATTCTTGATGAGAATGAACAAACCGGTATGTCTTGGCGAAAACGTTATGATTCATTACACTTATTTACTCCCAGAAGTTATAGTCAATTGCATGGTTTTCATTTGAAGGGAGATCCAAATGGATTTCCAGAAAAAAATGAAATTGCAGCTTATTTGAATGCTTTTAAAATAAAGAACGACTTGCCTATCATTCATCAAGAAAAAGTCATCAAACTAACTCAGAATGAGAAGCAAAAGTTCTTAGTCGCTACTCCCAATAAAACGCATAAAGCTAAACAAGTAGTTATTGCTACTGGAGCTTTTTATAATCCTTTTGTTCCAAACGTTCATGATGGAACTGCAAATTTTGAAATCCATGCTTCTCAATATCGGAATCCTTCTCAAATACCTAATGGGAATGTTTTAATCATAGGAGCAGGTAATACGGGCGTTCAGATTGCGGCAGAATTAAGTAAAACACATCAGGTTACACTGTCCCAAAGCAAACCAATGAAAAGTATTCCGCAGAATATTGCTGGAAGAAGTATCTTTTGGTGGTTAGAAACATTCCGAATCGGTCGGGCAAAGCCAAATTCTTTTATAGGAAAAATTTTAAGGGAAAGAGAGCCTCTAATAGGAAATGACTACAAAACGGTACAAAATAATGTGGAGATTGTTGGCAGATTAAGCGAAATTAAAGAAGGTAAGGCGTATTTTAATAATGGTATAACTAAACAAGTCCAAAATGTGATATGGGCGACTGGTTATCGCAATGATTATTCATGGATACAAATCGATGGAGTTTTAAGCAATCAAGGGAGACCGTTACACTCTTTTGGTGTTACGAACGTAGCTGGCTTGTATTTTATAGGGTTAAGTTGGCAGAGGAAAAGAAGTTCCGCTCTTATATATGGTGTGAGTGATGATGCTAAATATATAGCTCAGAAAATTCAGCAACACGAAATGAAATAG
- a CDS encoding heavy metal translocating P-type ATPase has translation MSESLTKEEIKAYRVQGFSCAGCAKTFENNVKKLQGVEDAEVNFGASKVYVQGHITIEELEKAGAFENLKVRDENEPKAEHIPFWKHKENIKVYIALILLVASWFLGNQLGEEHPLPTIGYAASILIGGYTLFIKGLRNLSRLQFDMNTLMTIAVIGAAIIGEWMEGATVVILFAISEALERYSMDKARQSIESLMDIAPKEALIRRGNKETSIHVDNIQVGDIMIVKSGQKLAMDGLVVKGTSTLNQAAITGESVPVTKTVDDEVFSGTLNEEGLLEVRVTKRVEDTTLSKIIHLVEEAQAERAPSQAFVDKFAKYYTPAIVILAMLIAVIPPLFVGDWSTWIYQGLAVLVVGCPCALVVSTPVAVVTAIGNAAKNGVLIKGGIYLEETGNLKAIAFDKTGTLTKGIPAVTDIVTVNGNENELLTITAAIEKGSQHPLASAIIRKAEEKGLNFNDVSMKEFQSITGKGVKAKINNELYYVGSPSLFEELHNQIKTNLKEKMTHLQTTGKTVMVLGTETEILAFIAVADELRESSKAVISKLNHLGVETVMLTGDNQRTAKAIGQQVGVSDVEADLLPEDKLTFIKQLRGKHQHVAMVGDGVNDAPALAASTVGVAMGGAGTDTALETADIALMSDDLNKLPYTIQLSQKAMAIIKQNITFSLAIKAVALLLVVPGWLTLWIAIFSDMGATLLVTLNSLRLLRIKK, from the coding sequence ATGTCTGAATCACTAACAAAAGAAGAAATCAAAGCTTATCGTGTGCAAGGATTCAGTTGTGCAGGTTGTGCAAAAACTTTTGAAAATAACGTAAAGAAATTACAAGGTGTGGAAGACGCCGAAGTAAATTTTGGAGCGTCAAAAGTTTATGTTCAAGGGCATATAACCATTGAAGAACTAGAAAAAGCAGGCGCGTTTGAAAATTTAAAAGTTCGAGATGAAAATGAACCAAAAGCAGAGCACATCCCTTTTTGGAAACACAAAGAAAATATAAAGGTTTATATTGCACTGATATTACTTGTGGCTAGTTGGTTTTTAGGAAATCAATTAGGTGAAGAACACCCCCTTCCAACTATTGGGTATGCAGCGTCCATTTTAATAGGTGGTTATACACTCTTTATAAAAGGTCTAAGAAACCTAAGTAGATTACAATTCGATATGAATACACTCATGACCATTGCTGTTATCGGTGCAGCCATCATCGGCGAGTGGATGGAAGGTGCGACTGTTGTTATCCTTTTTGCCATTAGTGAGGCGTTAGAACGTTACTCCATGGATAAAGCCCGCCAATCCATCGAATCGTTAATGGATATTGCTCCGAAAGAAGCCCTAATTCGTCGAGGGAATAAAGAAACAAGTATCCACGTGGATAATATTCAAGTTGGCGATATTATGATTGTAAAGTCTGGTCAAAAATTAGCAATGGATGGCTTAGTGGTTAAAGGTACATCTACATTAAATCAAGCCGCTATTACTGGTGAAAGCGTTCCTGTTACAAAAACAGTAGATGACGAAGTTTTTTCTGGAACATTAAATGAAGAAGGCTTGCTTGAAGTTAGAGTAACCAAACGAGTGGAAGATACGACGCTTTCAAAAATTATTCATCTTGTAGAAGAAGCACAAGCAGAACGCGCACCTTCTCAGGCATTCGTAGATAAATTTGCCAAATATTATACTCCAGCTATTGTCATTTTAGCTATGTTAATAGCGGTTATTCCACCATTGTTTGTTGGAGATTGGAGTACATGGATTTATCAAGGGTTAGCTGTACTCGTAGTTGGCTGTCCTTGTGCCCTAGTTGTTTCCACTCCAGTTGCTGTAGTGACTGCCATCGGAAACGCTGCAAAAAATGGCGTGTTAATTAAAGGTGGTATTTATTTAGAAGAGACTGGAAATCTGAAAGCTATTGCTTTTGATAAAACAGGAACTTTAACAAAAGGGATTCCTGCTGTTACTGATATTGTAACGGTTAATGGAAACGAAAATGAATTATTGACCATCACAGCAGCCATTGAAAAAGGATCGCAACACCCTCTTGCGTCCGCTATTATAAGAAAGGCGGAAGAAAAAGGATTGAATTTCAATGATGTATCTATGAAGGAATTTCAGTCTATTACAGGAAAGGGTGTTAAAGCAAAGATAAATAATGAATTATACTATGTAGGAAGCCCAAGTCTTTTTGAAGAACTGCATAATCAAATAAAAACTAACCTAAAAGAAAAAATGACGCATTTACAAACAACAGGAAAAACAGTCATGGTTTTAGGAACGGAAACAGAAATTCTTGCATTCATTGCGGTTGCAGATGAATTGAGAGAATCATCTAAAGCAGTCATTAGCAAATTAAATCATCTTGGAGTAGAAACGGTTATGCTGACAGGTGATAACCAACGAACTGCAAAAGCAATTGGTCAACAAGTTGGGGTTTCGGATGTCGAAGCTGATTTACTACCAGAAGATAAGTTGACTTTTATTAAACAACTTCGAGGAAAACATCAACATGTAGCCATGGTTGGTGATGGTGTCAATGACGCCCCAGCACTTGCAGCTTCTACGGTCGGGGTAGCTATGGGCGGTGCAGGAACCGATACAGCGTTAGAAACAGCGGATATTGCTCTTATGTCTGATGATTTAAATAAATTGCCATATACGATTCAATTAAGTCAAAAAGCGATGGCAATTATCAAGCAAAATATTACCTTTTCTTTAGCGATTAAAGCAGTTGCATTATTGTTAGTTGTCCCCGGTTGGTTAACTTTATGGATAGCGATATTTTCAGACATGGGGGCAACACTACTTGTGACATTAAACAGTTTACGATTATTACGGATAAAGAAATGA
- a CDS encoding ArsR/SmtB family transcription factor, whose translation MVKKDMCEVYCYDEEKVNRIQEELQNEDLSHVSQLFKVLADGNRTKISYALCIDEELCVCDIANIIGSTVATASHHLRTLHKQKIVKYRKAGKLAFYSLDDEHIKQLISITLVHQKEEKVNV comes from the coding sequence ATGGTCAAAAAAGACATGTGTGAAGTTTATTGTTATGACGAGGAAAAAGTCAATCGTATACAAGAAGAATTACAAAATGAAGATTTATCACATGTTTCTCAATTATTCAAAGTACTTGCAGATGGAAATAGAACAAAAATTTCTTACGCACTATGCATAGATGAGGAGTTGTGTGTATGTGATATTGCGAATATCATTGGCTCAACCGTAGCAACTGCTTCCCATCATTTACGAACGCTTCATAAACAAAAAATTGTGAAGTACAGGAAAGCAGGTAAACTTGCTTTTTACTCATTGGATGATGAACATATTAAGCAATTAATTTCGATTACGTTAGTTCACCAGAAAGAAGAGAAAGTAAATGTCTGA
- a CDS encoding ATP-binding cassette domain-containing protein has translation MARVEYGCLYLHSSNGAGKTSLLSILGSFRQASSGSITINGETPFEHAGIMQQVALMYDKDYGDESENVKSMFQQIERYRPHFDMEYAEYLIEQFKLDKKKAIKKFSKGMQSAVNAIIGLASRAPITIFDEVYLGMDAPSRDIFYQALLNDQEKHPRIIILSTHLVSEMDYLFDEVMILNNGEMMLQEEYNSLVAKGASITGKSELVDDFVQSKTLLHEQQLGDTKSVMVYGELHDQERKTAMDKGLETGPISLHELFIHLTEEDDR, from the coding sequence CTGGCAAGGGTTGAATATGGTTGTCTATATTTACATTCCTCCAACGGCGCGGGAAAAACATCGCTTCTGTCGATTTTGGGATCTTTCCGTCAAGCATCCTCCGGGTCTATTACCATCAATGGGGAAACTCCGTTTGAACATGCAGGTATTATGCAGCAAGTTGCGCTAATGTATGACAAAGATTATGGAGATGAATCCGAAAATGTAAAATCCATGTTTCAGCAAATAGAGCGCTATCGTCCCCATTTCGATATGGAATATGCTGAATATCTTATCGAGCAATTCAAACTCGACAAGAAGAAGGCGATCAAGAAATTTTCCAAAGGGATGCAGTCGGCTGTTAATGCCATTATCGGTTTAGCATCAAGAGCGCCGATCACGATATTTGATGAGGTATACCTTGGCATGGATGCACCATCGCGAGATATTTTTTATCAAGCGTTATTGAACGATCAAGAAAAACACCCAAGAATCATCATCCTGTCCACCCACCTCGTATCTGAAATGGATTATTTGTTTGATGAGGTAATGATATTAAATAACGGAGAGATGATGCTCCAAGAGGAATATAATTCGCTTGTTGCTAAAGGTGCATCCATTACCGGAAAAAGCGAACTTGTCGATGACTTTGTCCAATCAAAGACACTACTCCACGAGCAGCAATTGGGGGATACAAAATCTGTCATGGTGTATGGAGAACTGCATGATCAGGAAAGGAAAACAGCGATGGATAAAGGACTGGAAACAGGACCAATTTCGCTTCATGAGTTATTTATCCATTTGACGGAGGAGGATGACCGATGA
- a CDS encoding S66 peptidase family protein, whose translation MEKLVGKTVGLIACSDGRDHDSSVVSEVMELFSEMGITSVLASTIYHRGNTPFSGSSEERACQLMKFFKDEKIAAIFDISGGNSANHILPYLDYAVIRENPKPFLGISDLSVILNAIYARSTVPTFHYQVANLVGEHALEQRHLFRKLFLHDSDYATCMTFDYSWLRGKEMTGVLVGGNLRCFLKLAGTLYMPDPTNKIVFLESLGGRSSLIASLLSQLDQIGYFEHCNGVLLGTFTQMVVEKQEPSIEELVFKMTQKYQLPVAVTNQLGHGDDTHCLPIGTTLSF comes from the coding sequence TTGGAAAAATTGGTGGGGAAAACGGTTGGTTTGATAGCATGTTCGGATGGTCGAGACCACGATAGTAGTGTAGTTTCGGAAGTTATGGAACTATTTTCAGAAATGGGGATTACATCCGTTTTAGCGAGTACCATTTACCATCGTGGCAATACGCCGTTTAGTGGATCATCTGAGGAACGGGCGTGTCAACTCATGAAGTTCTTTAAGGATGAGAAAATCGCCGCTATTTTCGATATATCCGGTGGGAATTCTGCTAATCACATTCTTCCCTACCTTGATTATGCAGTAATCAGAGAGAACCCAAAGCCGTTCTTAGGTATTAGTGATTTGTCTGTGATTCTAAATGCCATTTATGCGCGTTCTACGGTCCCAACGTTTCATTACCAAGTGGCAAACTTAGTCGGTGAACACGCGCTAGAACAACGCCATTTATTTCGCAAATTGTTCTTGCATGACAGTGACTACGCCACATGTATGACCTTTGATTATTCGTGGCTTCGTGGTAAGGAAATGACAGGTGTCTTGGTAGGTGGGAACCTACGATGCTTTCTTAAATTAGCTGGCACGCTGTATATGCCGGACCCCACTAATAAAATCGTATTTTTAGAGAGCCTAGGTGGACGTTCTAGCTTGATAGCTTCATTGTTATCCCAATTAGATCAAATCGGGTACTTTGAGCACTGCAACGGCGTGTTGTTAGGTACGTTCACACAAATGGTGGTTGAGAAACAGGAGCCAAGCATAGAAGAACTCGTTTTCAAAATGACCCAGAAGTATCAATTACCTGTAGCTGTAACGAATCAACTTGGACATGGAGATGATACACACTGCCTGCCAATTGGTACGACTTTATCGTTTTAA
- a CDS encoding zinc-dependent alcohol dehydrogenase family protein, which yields MDATCIKFYEFGSPQDVLQVEYKGVQPPRENEVLVRMLARPINPSDLIPIRGSYAHRISLPHIPGYEGVGIVEDVGSFVSPNLVGKRVLPLRGEGTWQAFVRTSAPFAIPVPDSMDDFTASQVYINPITAWVICTEVLGLKPDDVLLVNACGSSIGHIFAQLSNVLGFKLIAITRNDTYTQDLLKHGASHVINTSEHALQEAVRELTNGCGADAAVDSIGGSSGTNLAFCVQPKGTFLTIGLLSGVQVDWASITNKANVNVTIFHLRHWNKSVSTKTWQATFHHVIGLIKAKKLRLKAPDSPYDLVNVKEAVRDMEYAKSKGKIFLTSE from the coding sequence TTGGATGCAACATGTATTAAATTCTATGAATTCGGCAGCCCTCAAGATGTATTACAAGTTGAATATAAGGGTGTCCAACCACCCAGGGAGAATGAAGTCCTTGTTCGTATGCTAGCTCGTCCTATCAACCCTTCCGATTTAATACCAATCAGAGGATCTTATGCGCATCGAATTTCATTACCTCATATTCCCGGTTATGAAGGTGTTGGGATTGTAGAAGATGTAGGCTCTTTCGTATCACCAAATCTGGTTGGTAAGCGTGTTTTACCGCTAAGGGGAGAGGGCACGTGGCAAGCATTTGTGAGGACGTCAGCACCATTTGCAATTCCTGTTCCTGATTCCATGGATGATTTTACTGCATCGCAAGTTTATATAAATCCAATTACAGCATGGGTTATTTGTACGGAGGTGTTGGGGCTAAAACCAGATGACGTGTTATTGGTAAATGCGTGTGGTTCTTCAATCGGCCATATTTTTGCCCAATTATCGAACGTACTGGGTTTTAAGTTGATTGCGATAACGAGAAATGATACATATACACAAGATTTGCTTAAGCATGGTGCTTCTCATGTCATCAATACATCCGAACATGCCTTACAAGAGGCTGTTAGGGAATTAACAAATGGATGTGGCGCAGATGCTGCTGTTGATTCTATAGGTGGCTCTTCTGGTACGAATTTAGCCTTTTGCGTACAGCCTAAAGGTACGTTTTTAACCATAGGTCTTTTATCCGGAGTCCAAGTAGACTGGGCATCAATTACAAATAAGGCAAACGTGAACGTAACTATATTTCATTTGCGACATTGGAATAAAAGCGTATCAACAAAAACATGGCAAGCAACATTTCATCATGTGATAGGGTTAATCAAGGCTAAAAAATTAAGGTTGAAAGCACCTGATTCTCCATATGATTTGGTAAATGTAAAAGAAGCTGTTCGAGATATGGAATATGCGAAAAGCAAAGGAAAAATTTTTTTAACAAGTGAATGA
- a CDS encoding MmcQ/YjbR family DNA-binding protein codes for MITREDIFTHVKASYGTLPDYPFKKFPNYAVLRHASNRKWYGLVMNVPSEKLGLDENAEIDILNLKSPPELNGMLRNSSNILPAYHMDKEHWITLVLERTDPEGEIYNLIEQSFRLTK; via the coding sequence ATGATAACCCGAGAAGATATCTTTACGCATGTCAAAGCAAGTTATGGCACATTGCCTGATTACCCATTTAAGAAATTTCCAAACTATGCTGTATTGCGCCATGCATCCAACAGAAAATGGTACGGTCTTGTAATGAATGTCCCCTCGGAAAAATTGGGATTAGATGAGAATGCGGAAATAGATATTCTAAATCTAAAATCTCCTCCTGAATTAAATGGTATGTTAAGAAACAGCAGTAACATTTTACCTGCATATCATATGGATAAGGAACATTGGATTACACTTGTTTTAGAACGTACCGACCCAGAAGGAGAAATTTATAACTTAATCGAGCAAAGTTTTCGTTTAACCAAGTAA
- the yedE gene encoding selenium metabolism membrane protein YedE/FdhT — MKAVVNHIFTRYWNPYVALILAGILSAIYFGITGTVWAVTGEFTRLGGHILQFLGVDISDWAYFDLVHMQGSSFSRSDGWIVWGMFIGAFIMVLFSNNFKIRIPKQKRRLVQGLVGGIIAGFGARLALGCNLAAFFTGVPQFSLHSWIFIVATGIGTYLGAKVTKTRWWKGKPSLTRGNKKPSKEKNRKIQPYIGGVIALVYTGLILFFFTTGKPLLGTAALFGALFGIFIERGQICFTSAFRDLWLTGRGVMAKAIIIAMAVSSIITLFVIGIYGMEPITQIAAPSTFIGGFLFGLGIVLASSCETGMMYRLMEGQILYLTVFAGNIIGVTALAYAWDHLGVYHALVASGKPMNLISSMGPVGAILATLVMLGILYLLTVYRQKTHRFVGMGFKKGEKKYVS, encoded by the coding sequence ATGAAGGCAGTAGTTAATCACATATTTACACGTTATTGGAATCCATATGTCGCGCTCATTCTGGCTGGAATCCTTAGTGCGATTTATTTTGGCATTACTGGTACCGTTTGGGCGGTAACTGGCGAATTCACCCGCTTGGGAGGCCATATCTTACAGTTTCTTGGTGTAGATATATCAGATTGGGCTTATTTTGACCTGGTACATATGCAAGGTTCTTCGTTTTCAAGGTCTGATGGCTGGATTGTTTGGGGGATGTTTATCGGTGCTTTCATCATGGTTCTTTTCAGTAATAATTTTAAAATTCGTATCCCCAAACAAAAGCGACGTCTGGTGCAAGGATTAGTTGGTGGAATTATTGCCGGATTTGGTGCACGTCTCGCGTTGGGCTGTAATTTGGCGGCTTTTTTCACAGGTGTTCCGCAATTTTCGTTACACTCGTGGATCTTTATTGTTGCCACAGGGATCGGGACTTATTTAGGAGCAAAGGTTACAAAAACACGATGGTGGAAAGGTAAACCTTCTTTAACGAGGGGAAATAAAAAGCCATCTAAGGAAAAGAACAGAAAAATTCAGCCTTACATAGGTGGGGTTATTGCACTGGTGTATACAGGACTCATTTTATTTTTCTTTACGACTGGCAAACCACTGCTTGGTACGGCTGCTTTGTTTGGGGCGCTTTTTGGTATATTCATAGAAAGAGGACAAATTTGCTTCACCTCTGCATTCCGTGATTTATGGCTAACAGGTAGAGGTGTAATGGCAAAGGCAATCATTATCGCCATGGCAGTGAGCTCCATCATTACATTGTTTGTTATTGGCATCTATGGTATGGAGCCAATTACACAAATTGCAGCTCCAAGTACCTTTATTGGCGGGTTTCTATTTGGCCTTGGTATCGTTTTGGCAAGCAGCTGTGAAACGGGTATGATGTACCGATTAATGGAGGGACAAATCCTCTATCTGACCGTATTCGCTGGAAATATCATTGGTGTAACGGCACTTGCCTATGCGTGGGATCATCTTGGAGTCTATCATGCACTCGTTGCCAGCGGAAAACCAATGAATCTCATTTCTAGCATGGGACCAGTTGGTGCAATCCTAGCAACCCTTGTTATGCTTGGTATTTTATATTTACTTACCGTCTATCGGCAGAAAACACATCGTTTTGTCGGTATGGGATTCAAGAAAGGGGAAAAGAAATATGTCAGTTGA
- the yedF gene encoding sulfurtransferase-like selenium metabolism protein YedF, whose protein sequence is MSVDFTLDLRGESCPYPVIYTLEALEGMTAGELLQVITDCPSSFRNVPEEVSKHGYQFAKDPVKNGPEYLFYIVA, encoded by the coding sequence ATGTCAGTTGATTTTACATTGGATTTACGAGGAGAATCTTGTCCCTATCCTGTCATTTACACGTTAGAAGCGTTGGAAGGGATGACCGCGGGGGAGCTGCTTCAGGTCATCACGGACTGTCCTTCTTCATTTAGAAATGTTCCGGAAGAAGTATCAAAACATGGTTACCAATTCGCTAAGGACCCGGTAAAAAACGGGCCGGAATACTTATTTTACATTGTTGCTTAA
- a CDS encoding GNAT family N-acetyltransferase → MNNIQTLTEANVDDIVSLSQFAFQYHLSEEEIQKKKEEMRRHTVWGWMEDGQLAAKVHLIPLSCYIHGKSFAMGGISGVATWPEFRRQGMVKHLLHHALQQMKQNGQTLSFLHPFAFAFYRKYGWEHVFTEQQYSIPLEKLKKQWGGEGYVRRIQSDISVLHRIYTEYAKTFNGMLERDERWWRQRVLKDQSQHIAIAYSGNGHPEGYIIYHVKEQVLTVKEMVYTNLNGHKLLLQFIGNHDSMAEKANLIVSEDNHLPLLLDEPRFEQKLHPYFMARIVDVQSFLEEYPFQGDSNLIAAVEDDFFPENSGNYQLGKGDGRDEQVIECSIQVLTGMLLGYKRPSDYYQIGLLKGEEQAIKQLEMLIPRKQTYLMDFF, encoded by the coding sequence TTGAACAACATTCAAACATTAACTGAAGCAAATGTAGATGACATTGTTTCTCTATCTCAATTTGCGTTTCAATACCATTTGTCCGAAGAAGAGATACAGAAGAAAAAAGAAGAAATGAGGCGGCATACGGTCTGGGGATGGATGGAAGACGGCCAACTAGCGGCAAAGGTTCATTTGATACCACTGTCCTGTTATATCCATGGCAAGTCCTTTGCGATGGGGGGAATTAGCGGTGTTGCAACATGGCCTGAATTCCGCAGACAAGGGATGGTCAAGCATTTGCTTCATCATGCTTTACAACAGATGAAACAAAATGGACAAACCCTCTCTTTTTTGCATCCATTTGCTTTTGCCTTTTATCGAAAGTATGGATGGGAGCATGTTTTCACAGAACAACAATATTCCATTCCCTTGGAGAAATTAAAGAAGCAATGGGGCGGTGAGGGATATGTGCGGCGAATACAGTCTGATATATCCGTGCTGCATCGTATATATACCGAATATGCGAAAACGTTTAATGGAATGCTTGAGCGTGATGAGAGGTGGTGGAGGCAGCGTGTGTTAAAGGACCAATCACAGCATATCGCCATAGCCTATAGTGGAAACGGGCACCCAGAGGGCTATATCATCTATCATGTGAAGGAGCAGGTATTAACTGTGAAAGAAATGGTTTATACCAATTTGAACGGGCATAAGCTTTTGCTGCAGTTTATCGGTAACCATGATTCGATGGCAGAGAAGGCTAATCTCATTGTTTCGGAAGATAACCATTTGCCTCTTTTGCTCGATGAACCACGGTTTGAGCAAAAACTGCATCCGTATTTTATGGCTCGCATTGTTGATGTCCAATCCTTTTTAGAGGAATACCCTTTTCAAGGTGATAGCAACCTTATCGCAGCAGTTGAGGATGATTTTTTCCCGGAAAATAGCGGGAATTATCAGTTGGGAAAAGGCGATGGAAGAGATGAACAAGTCATCGAATGTTCGATCCAGGTTCTTACAGGAATGCTTTTAGGCTACAAACGGCCAAGCGACTATTATCAAATAGGGTTGTTAAAAGGGGAGGAGCAGGCTATCAAACAGCTTGAAATGCTCATTCCAAGGAAACAAACCTATTTGATGGACTTCTTTTAA